A region from the Brachyspira hampsonii genome encodes:
- a CDS encoding flagellin has translation MIINNNISAINAQRTLKFRNVDLSKDMAALSSGLRINRAGDDASGLAVSEKMRTQIRGLRQAERNTQDGISFIQTTEGYLQESQDILQRIRELAVQSANGIYTDADRMLIQVEVSQLVDEVNRIASQAQFNTLNMLTGRFANPNEGGSPVASMWFHMGANMDERRRVYIGTMTAAALGLQTAEGTGISISSIDKANSAIGIVDEALMKVSKQRSNLGAYQNRLELTAQGLMIAYENTAASESRIRDTDMAETSVKFAKDQILSQTNLAMLAQANTMNQGVLRLVQ, from the coding sequence ATGATCATCAATAATAACATTAGTGCTATAAATGCACAGCGTACTTTAAAATTCAGAAATGTAGACCTTTCTAAAGACATGGCTGCTTTATCTTCTGGATTAAGAATCAACAGAGCTGGCGACGATGCTTCAGGACTTGCAGTATCTGAAAAAATGAGAACACAAATCCGCGGTTTGCGTCAGGCTGAAAGAAACACTCAAGACGGTATATCTTTCATTCAAACTACTGAAGGATATCTTCAAGAAAGTCAAGACATCTTACAAAGAATTCGTGAATTAGCTGTGCAATCTGCTAACGGTATCTATACTGATGCTGACAGAATGCTTATTCAAGTTGAAGTTTCTCAATTAGTTGATGAAGTTAATCGTATAGCTAGCCAAGCTCAGTTCAATACTCTTAACATGTTAACTGGAAGATTTGCTAATCCTAATGAAGGCGGTTCTCCTGTTGCTTCTATGTGGTTTCATATGGGGGCCAACATGGATGAAAGAAGAAGAGTTTATATAGGAACTATGACTGCTGCTGCTTTAGGTTTACAAACTGCTGAAGGTACTGGTATTTCTATTTCTTCTATAGACAAAGCTAATAGTGCTATAGGTATAGTTGATGAAGCTTTAATGAAAGTTTCTAAACAAAGATCTAACTTAGGTGCTTATCAAAACAGATTAGAGCTTACTGCTCAAGGTTTGATGATTGCTTATGAAAACACTGCAGCTTCTGAAAGCAGAATCAGAGATACTGATATGGCTGAAACTTCTGTTAAATTTGCTAAAGACCAAATACTTAGTCAAACTAACTTGGCTATGTTGGCTCAAGCTAATACTATGAACCAAGGTGTTTTACGTTTGGTACAATGA